From the Hymenobacter yonginensis genome, one window contains:
- a CDS encoding OmpA family protein encodes MSVQKFLLSVGLVVGGFVSVQAQHAVWAAKVAAVSSQKAEGKEAFSPEKVLGEPNAQPLGQVSNEAWIPRKESNDEFIEVRFGKSLIAKQVTVVENFNPGSVVKIELIDTRGGKHQVYANDSPGPIPEQFRSLQVTFSPGTYRTIGVLVTMNTKAVNGVNQIDAIGIADVAETMVKKEFKGESEGVKIDSAMVNLGPNVNSKYVDTHPVISPDGRTLFFARQESPQNAGGANDVQDVWYSTLGNAKSKAWNPAKNIGGPINTPGPNGLASVSSDGNTAVLINVYNEDGTLDPKGVSMSKRTKTGWSRPEKINIEDFYNDDEENVDYFLGTSGKVLLMAVERKDGQGQQDIFVSFRNADGKSWSKPRNLGPSINTKKPEFAPFLASDGKTLYFASEGHGGYGKSDVFYSKRLDDSWTNWTKPRNLGPNVNSPDFDAYYVVSAAGEDAYLVSTRNGTGNSKDIFRIGLTPQFKPEVVTLVRGRVLDAATKKPVPATIKYENLLTGEEIGVAETNPVDGSYTIVLPSGIQYGYRAEAPNYLAEADNLDVTDRQKYSEVTQDLYLVPFAVGQTIKLNNIFFAQSKYYLRENSYPELLRLVRTLKEYPNVEIKLEGHTDNQGDPALNLKLSQDRVNEVKKFLVQKGIKSTRIATEGYGDTKPVASNDQEETRKLNRRVEFRITKK; translated from the coding sequence ATGAGTGTTCAGAAATTTCTACTGTCGGTAGGGTTGGTAGTGGGAGGGTTCGTGAGCGTACAGGCACAGCACGCCGTGTGGGCGGCGAAAGTCGCGGCGGTATCGTCGCAGAAAGCGGAGGGCAAAGAAGCCTTTTCGCCGGAAAAAGTATTGGGTGAGCCCAACGCCCAGCCGCTGGGCCAGGTCAGCAACGAAGCCTGGATTCCGCGCAAGGAAAGCAACGACGAGTTTATTGAGGTGCGGTTTGGCAAGTCTTTGATTGCCAAGCAGGTGACGGTGGTGGAGAACTTCAACCCCGGCTCGGTGGTCAAGATCGAGCTGATTGATACCCGCGGCGGCAAGCACCAGGTGTATGCCAACGACAGCCCGGGCCCGATTCCGGAGCAGTTTCGCTCGCTGCAGGTGACGTTTTCGCCGGGCACCTACCGCACCATCGGCGTGCTCGTGACCATGAACACCAAGGCCGTGAACGGCGTCAACCAGATCGACGCCATCGGCATTGCCGACGTGGCCGAGACGATGGTGAAGAAGGAGTTCAAGGGCGAGTCGGAAGGCGTGAAGATTGACTCGGCCATGGTGAACCTGGGCCCGAACGTCAACTCCAAGTATGTGGACACGCACCCGGTTATTTCGCCCGACGGCCGGACGCTATTCTTTGCCCGTCAGGAAAGCCCCCAGAATGCGGGCGGCGCCAACGACGTGCAGGACGTGTGGTACAGCACCCTCGGCAACGCCAAGAGCAAGGCCTGGAACCCGGCCAAAAATATCGGCGGCCCCATCAACACGCCCGGCCCCAACGGCCTAGCCTCGGTGTCGTCGGACGGTAATACGGCAGTGCTCATCAACGTCTACAACGAAGACGGCACGCTCGACCCTAAGGGAGTGAGCATGAGCAAGCGCACCAAAACCGGCTGGAGCCGCCCCGAGAAGATCAACATCGAGGATTTCTATAACGACGACGAGGAAAACGTCGACTACTTCCTGGGCACCTCGGGCAAGGTGCTGCTGATGGCCGTAGAGCGCAAAGACGGGCAAGGTCAGCAGGACATCTTTGTGAGCTTCCGCAATGCCGATGGCAAGTCGTGGAGCAAGCCGCGCAACCTTGGGCCCAGCATCAACACTAAAAAGCCGGAGTTTGCGCCCTTCCTGGCTTCTGATGGCAAGACGCTGTACTTCGCCTCGGAAGGCCACGGTGGCTACGGCAAGAGCGACGTCTTTTACAGCAAGCGCCTCGACGACAGCTGGACCAACTGGACCAAGCCCCGCAACCTGGGCCCCAACGTCAACTCGCCCGATTTCGACGCATACTACGTGGTATCGGCGGCCGGCGAGGATGCCTACCTGGTGTCGACGCGCAACGGCACTGGCAACTCCAAAGACATCTTCCGCATCGGCCTCACGCCCCAGTTCAAGCCCGAAGTGGTAACGCTGGTGCGCGGCCGGGTCTTGGACGCGGCTACCAAGAAGCCGGTACCGGCCACCATCAAGTACGAAAACCTGCTGACGGGCGAGGAAATCGGGGTAGCCGAAACCAACCCCGTGGACGGCTCCTATACCATCGTGCTGCCCTCGGGCATTCAGTACGGCTACCGCGCCGAGGCCCCCAACTACCTGGCTGAAGCCGACAACCTCGACGTGACGGACCGCCAGAAGTATTCCGAAGTCACGCAGGATTTGTACCTCGTGCCCTTCGCCGTGGGCCAGACCATCAAGCTGAACAACATTTTCTTCGCCCAGAGTAAATACTACCTGCGCGAAAACTCCTATCCCGAGCTGCTGCGCCTGGTGCGCACGCTCAAGGAGTACCCGAACGTGGAAATCAAGCTGGAAGGCCACACCGACAACCAGGGCGACCCGGCCCTGAATCTGAAGCTCAGCCAGGACCGCGTGAACGAGGTAAAGAAGTTCCTGGTGCAGAAAGGTATCAAGAGCACCCGCATTGCCACCGAAGGCTACGGCGACACCAAGCCCGTTGCCAGCAACGACCAGGAAGAAACCCGCAAGCTCAACCGCCGCGTGGAGTTCCGGATTACCAAGAAGTAG
- the floA gene encoding flotillin-like protein FloA (flotillin-like protein involved in membrane lipid rafts) produces the protein MNPPFLPIIVGAVVLLVFLYFFPISLWITALFSGVKVSLFQLAFMRVRKVPPSLIVNSMITSTKAGLELTANDLETHYLAGGNIPSVIKALISADKANIPLTFKQATAIDLAGRDVFEAVTTSVNPKVINTPNVAAVAQDGIQLIAKARITVRANITQLVGGAGEETILARVGEGIVTSIGSSKSHKEVLENPDKISKLVLSKGLDAGTAFEILSIDIADIDIGENIGAKLQIDQATADLKVAEAKAEERRAMAVAVEQENRAKTQEAKARVVEAEAEIPKAIAEAFRSGNLGVMDYYKMRNVQADTDMRDSIANPGGQSSSSKPGRDEGRLS, from the coding sequence ATGAATCCTCCCTTCCTTCCGATTATCGTCGGGGCCGTTGTGCTGCTGGTGTTCCTGTACTTCTTCCCCATCAGCCTCTGGATTACGGCGCTGTTTTCGGGGGTGAAGGTGAGCCTGTTCCAACTGGCGTTTATGCGGGTGCGCAAGGTGCCGCCGTCCCTCATCGTCAACTCCATGATTACGAGCACCAAAGCCGGCCTGGAGCTGACCGCCAACGACCTGGAAACCCACTACCTGGCCGGCGGCAACATTCCCAGCGTCATCAAGGCCCTGATTTCGGCCGACAAGGCCAACATCCCGCTCACCTTTAAGCAGGCCACCGCCATCGACTTGGCCGGGCGCGACGTGTTCGAGGCCGTGACGACCAGCGTAAACCCCAAAGTCATCAACACGCCCAACGTGGCCGCCGTGGCCCAGGATGGCATCCAGCTGATTGCCAAGGCCCGGATTACGGTGCGCGCCAACATCACGCAGCTGGTGGGCGGTGCTGGCGAGGAAACCATCTTGGCCCGCGTCGGCGAGGGCATCGTGACCAGCATCGGTTCGTCGAAGTCGCACAAGGAAGTGCTCGAAAACCCCGACAAGATTTCCAAGCTCGTGCTCAGCAAAGGCCTCGATGCCGGCACCGCCTTCGAAATCCTGAGCATCGACATTGCCGACATCGACATCGGCGAGAACATCGGCGCCAAGCTCCAGATCGACCAAGCCACCGCCGACCTCAAGGTAGCCGAAGCCAAGGCCGAGGAGCGCCGCGCCATGGCCGTGGCCGTAGAGCAGGAAAACCGCGCTAAAACCCAAGAAGCCAAAGCCCGCGTGGTGGAAGCCGAAGCCGAAATCCCGAAGGCCATTGCCGAAGCCTTCCGCTCCGGCAACCTGGGAGTGATGGACTACTACAAAATGCGCAACGTGCAGGCCGACACCGACATGCGCGACTCCATCGCCAACCCCGGCGGTCAGAGCAGCAGCAGCAAGCCCGGCCGCGACGAAGGGCGTCTGTCGTAG
- a CDS encoding NfeD family protein, whose translation MDWLTVALLLLFGLVFLAAEVIFIPGTTVVGLLGFALLAAGVWFAYRDLGSGTGHVLLASSVVVAGLLVYVGLRPKNLARVALNDVNSGHVRDARLPDVQPGTTGRTLSALRPAGTVLFAENRREVTTRGEFVAAGTEVRVLRIEQNRIVVESVA comes from the coding sequence ATGGACTGGCTTACCGTTGCGCTGCTTTTGCTTTTTGGCCTGGTGTTTCTGGCGGCCGAAGTCATCTTTATTCCGGGCACGACGGTGGTGGGGCTGCTGGGCTTCGCGCTGCTGGCGGCCGGCGTCTGGTTTGCCTACCGCGACCTGGGCTCCGGCACCGGGCACGTGCTGCTGGCCTCGTCGGTGGTGGTGGCGGGGCTGCTGGTGTACGTGGGGCTGCGGCCCAAAAATCTGGCCCGCGTGGCCCTCAACGACGTGAACAGCGGCCACGTACGCGACGCCCGCCTGCCCGACGTGCAGCCCGGCACCACCGGCCGCACGCTCTCGGCTCTGCGCCCAGCCGGCACCGTGCTCTTCGCCGAAAACCGCCGTGAGGTAACCACCCGCGGTGAGTTTGTGGCGGCCGGCACCGAGGTGCGCGTGCTCCGTATCGAGCAAAACCGCATTGTGGTGGAAAGTGTAGCATAA
- the proS gene encoding proline--tRNA ligase, producing the protein MSKSLPKRSEDYSLWYNELVKRAGLAENSAVRGCMVIKPYGYAIWEKMQRTLDDMFKRTGHQNAYFPLFVPKSLFEAEEKNAEGFAKECAVVTHYRLQTDPDNPGKLRVDPNAKLEEELVVRPTSEAIIWSTYKGWIQSYRDLPLLINQWANVVRWEMRTRLFLRTAEFLWQEGHTAHATAEEALAETRQMLEVYAQFAEEWMALPVVKGVKTENERFAGAEDTYCIEGLMQDGKALQAGTSHFLGQNFAKAFDVQFQSKEGGLEYVWGTSWGVSTRLMGALVMAHSDDEGLVLPPKLAPIQVVIVPIYKSGQLDELLERIRPMQMGLIERGISVKVDDRDTERPGYKFAEWELKGVPVRLAVGMRDLDAGTVEVARRDTKEKMNLPLADIVNSVAALLDDIQTSIYRKAHQFRETHTHRVDTYEEFKQALEGEGGFVVAHWDGTSETEERIKEETKATIRCMALAEPDEDGTCILTGKPSKRRVYFARAY; encoded by the coding sequence ATGAGCAAAAGTTTGCCCAAGCGGAGCGAGGATTATTCCCTGTGGTACAATGAGTTGGTGAAGCGCGCAGGTCTGGCTGAGAACTCTGCTGTACGAGGCTGCATGGTGATTAAGCCATACGGTTACGCCATCTGGGAGAAAATGCAGCGTACGCTCGACGATATGTTCAAGCGTACGGGCCATCAAAACGCTTATTTCCCGCTGTTTGTCCCCAAAAGTCTGTTCGAGGCGGAAGAAAAAAACGCCGAGGGTTTTGCCAAGGAATGCGCGGTGGTAACGCACTACCGCCTGCAGACCGACCCCGACAATCCCGGCAAGCTCCGCGTCGACCCCAACGCCAAGCTGGAAGAGGAGCTGGTGGTGCGCCCCACCTCGGAGGCCATCATCTGGAGCACCTACAAAGGCTGGATCCAAAGCTACCGCGACCTGCCGCTGCTCATCAACCAGTGGGCCAACGTGGTACGTTGGGAGATGCGCACCCGCCTGTTTCTGCGCACCGCCGAGTTTCTGTGGCAGGAGGGCCACACCGCCCACGCCACCGCCGAGGAAGCCTTAGCCGAAACCCGCCAGATGCTGGAGGTGTACGCCCAGTTTGCCGAGGAATGGATGGCGCTGCCCGTAGTGAAGGGCGTGAAAACCGAAAACGAGCGGTTTGCCGGCGCCGAGGACACCTATTGCATCGAAGGGCTGATGCAGGACGGCAAGGCGCTGCAGGCCGGCACCTCTCATTTCCTGGGCCAGAACTTCGCCAAGGCGTTTGACGTGCAGTTCCAAAGCAAGGAAGGCGGCCTGGAGTACGTATGGGGCACCAGCTGGGGCGTGAGCACCCGCCTGATGGGCGCACTCGTGATGGCCCACTCCGATGACGAAGGCCTGGTGCTGCCGCCCAAGCTGGCCCCCATTCAGGTGGTCATCGTGCCCATCTACAAGTCCGGCCAGCTCGACGAGCTGCTGGAGCGCATCCGCCCGATGCAGATGGGGCTGATTGAGCGCGGTATTTCGGTGAAAGTAGACGACCGCGACACCGAGCGCCCCGGCTACAAGTTTGCCGAGTGGGAGCTGAAGGGCGTGCCCGTACGCCTGGCCGTGGGCATGCGCGACCTCGACGCCGGCACCGTAGAAGTAGCCCGCCGCGACACCAAGGAGAAGATGAACCTGCCCCTGGCCGACATCGTGAACAGCGTAGCCGCGCTGCTCGACGACATCCAGACCAGCATCTACCGCAAAGCGCACCAGTTCCGCGAAACCCACACGCACCGCGTGGATACCTACGAAGAGTTCAAGCAGGCGCTGGAAGGCGAAGGCGGCTTCGTGGTGGCCCACTGGGACGGCACCTCCGAAACCGAGGAGCGCATCAAAGAGGAAACCAAAGCCACCATCCGGTGCATGGCCCTCGCCGAACCCGACGAGGACGGCACCTGCATCCTGACCGGCAAGCCCAGCAAGCGCCGCGTGTACTTCGCCCGGGCCTACTAA